A genomic stretch from Bacteroidota bacterium includes:
- a CDS encoding caspase family protein — protein sequence MTRSKTFSAIIVLALCFAGLQVATAQTKTALIIGIDMYKPADPQLASTRGGWTNLDGCVNDAEAIKEIIKGRFGFEEKNITTVYNQDAKRERLIAEFQKLIDNAKKGDIIFIYYAGHGSQVYNSLSTEASGDKYDETIVPADMIDIRDKEFAAIFNKLIDKGAILTLIFDSCHSGSIARGNSVPDVAKTRHINGSEVDAKDASSPQLPEDRGALVLSAAQPEQLAKEAKDDNGNPHGAFTVALIKALSSSSVNEAAEVIFLRIKAIMQANGNTQEPVIGGNQQRRSQGLFGEDLSVTKGKTMVAVMKTNSDGTIELQGGWAVGLNEKCELKKSGANNPMEKIVITEVSGLSKSKAKMVSGDISNIKAGDLFEVVVWSSPSTPNLQVWFPSSAFTYADILKTAQKLSALANNKDFTWITDPTEQAPTYIIQYFNNSWKLCGPNGKIDEIGKDPNPESVSKKIAKGGLVYLQLPPSQELIKSLQIGAGTSNTAIEITQDALAANYILVGRYVDNVVKYAWIRPNLTVKDTAFQSTLPVKTDWLAVKDAASISEIGNQLSLFALRLGKINAWLNLSGPPNDGSFPFSLALKNMATNAYITDGTVIGGEQFKMVLVTNKEKLKMWDGKSRYIYVFAIDVDGKTQQIFPEQNTGNEGNKLPTKVYDYESEIPLGNINFTIGKPYGIDSYFMIATDDPINNFQAFNCEGVVTREGTRGGGALDNLINDVGTGARGITPNATPATWTLQKFSLKSKEKK from the coding sequence ATGACAAGAAGTAAAACATTTTCAGCGATAATAGTGCTTGCCCTTTGTTTTGCCGGGCTGCAGGTTGCCACAGCACAAACCAAAACAGCCCTGATTATTGGTATTGATATGTATAAACCGGCCGATCCTCAGTTGGCAAGTACCCGCGGGGGATGGACTAATCTGGATGGTTGTGTGAACGATGCTGAAGCTATAAAAGAAATAATAAAAGGACGCTTTGGCTTTGAAGAGAAAAATATCACAACCGTTTATAATCAGGATGCGAAACGTGAACGGCTCATTGCCGAATTTCAAAAGCTTATAGATAACGCCAAAAAAGGCGATATAATATTTATTTACTATGCCGGTCATGGTTCACAGGTTTATAATTCACTTTCGACTGAAGCATCCGGCGATAAGTACGATGAAACCATTGTTCCTGCCGATATGATTGATATTCGCGATAAAGAATTTGCTGCCATTTTCAATAAACTTATTGATAAAGGTGCCATTTTAACGCTGATATTTGATAGCTGTCACAGCGGTTCTATTGCGCGCGGCAATTCGGTTCCAGATGTTGCTAAAACACGCCACATTAACGGAAGTGAAGTAGATGCTAAAGATGCTTCAAGTCCGCAGCTTCCTGAAGATCGCGGTGCACTTGTATTATCTGCTGCACAGCCCGAACAGCTTGCCAAAGAAGCAAAAGATGATAATGGAAATCCTCACGGCGCATTTACGGTTGCGCTTATCAAGGCATTGAGTTCCTCGTCGGTTAATGAAGCGGCGGAGGTTATTTTTCTGAGGATAAAAGCAATCATGCAGGCCAACGGCAATACTCAGGAGCCCGTAATCGGCGGTAACCAGCAACGTCGTAGTCAGGGATTATTTGGCGAAGACCTTTCGGTAACCAAAGGAAAAACAATGGTGGCCGTGATGAAAACAAACAGTGATGGCACCATTGAATTGCAGGGTGGTTGGGCAGTCGGACTGAATGAAAAGTGCGAACTTAAAAAATCAGGCGCCAATAATCCGATGGAAAAAATTGTGATTACTGAGGTAAGCGGACTTTCAAAAAGTAAAGCAAAGATGGTAAGCGGCGATATTTCAAATATCAAGGCAGGCGATCTTTTTGAAGTGGTTGTCTGGAGCAGCCCCAGCACACCCAACCTGCAGGTTTGGTTTCCTTCCAGTGCGTTTACTTATGCTGACATATTGAAAACAGCTCAAAAGCTTTCGGCACTGGCCAACAATAAAGATTTTACATGGATAACCGACCCAACGGAGCAAGCGCCAACATACATCATCCAGTACTTTAATAATTCGTGGAAACTGTGCGGCCCAAATGGTAAAATTGATGAGATTGGAAAAGATCCCAACCCGGAATCCGTTTCAAAAAAAATAGCTAAAGGCGGCTTAGTATACCTTCAGTTACCCCCATCACAGGAATTGATTAAAAGCCTCCAGATAGGTGCAGGTACATCAAACACAGCAATCGAAATAACTCAGGATGCACTTGCCGCGAATTATATTCTGGTGGGACGATACGTTGACAATGTTGTGAAGTACGCGTGGATTAGGCCTAACCTTACTGTTAAAGACACAGCGTTCCAGTCCACATTACCGGTAAAAACCGATTGGCTTGCAGTTAAAGATGCGGCTTCCATTAGTGAAATCGGCAACCAGCTTTCACTCTTTGCGCTGAGACTTGGTAAAATAAATGCATGGCTTAACCTGAGCGGACCGCCCAATGACGGAAGCTTCCCGTTTTCACTCGCTCTGAAAAATATGGCAACAAATGCCTACATCACCGATGGAACCGTTATTGGCGGCGAACAGTTTAAAATGGTATTGGTTACAAACAAGGAAAAATTGAAAATGTGGGACGGCAAAAGTCGCTATATATACGTGTTTGCTATTGATGTTGACGGAAAGACACAACAAATTTTTCCTGAGCAGAATACAGGTAATGAAGGTAATAAATTACCAACCAAGGTGTATGATTATGAATCGGAAATTCCCTTGGGCAATATTAATTTCACCATCGGAAAGCCATATGGTATCGACAGCTATTTTATGATTGCAACCGATGACCCCATCAATAATTTTCAGGCATTCAACTGTGAAGGTGTGGTAACACGCGAAGGAACACGTGGAGGCGGTGCTCTCGATAATCTAATCAACGATGTTGGGACGGGCGCACGCGGAATTACTCCAAACGCAACTCCGGCTACGTGGACGCTTCAAAAGTTTTCACTCAAAAGTAAAGAGAAGAAATAA
- a CDS encoding TerC family protein, with protein MFYEILISLLTLVSLEVVLGIDNIVFLSILSGKLPAHQQKKARRYGLVLAMFLRLGLLSVISLVMQLKSDLFTIFGQGISGKDIILILGGLFLLYKSATEIYHKMEGKDAVAQMKSSRAVSFASVLAQILIMDMVFSIDSIVTAIGMAKVVWVMFAAVVISVVIMLFAAEPISKFVNTHPAFKMLALSFLFLIGFALLGEGFGLEIPKGYIYFSMAFALLVDLLQMRMNKNHHPQIKPDGKESDSKS; from the coding sequence ATGTTTTACGAAATCCTTATCTCATTATTAACATTAGTCTCACTTGAAGTAGTTTTAGGTATTGACAATATTGTTTTCCTTTCTATTCTGTCGGGGAAGCTACCGGCACACCAACAAAAAAAAGCAAGACGATACGGCCTTGTTTTAGCTATGTTTCTGCGGCTTGGGTTGCTATCTGTTATTTCATTGGTGATGCAGCTTAAGTCAGATTTGTTCACAATTTTCGGACAGGGCATTTCGGGTAAGGATATCATATTAATTCTGGGCGGCTTATTTCTTCTGTACAAAAGCGCTACAGAAATCTATCACAAGATGGAAGGAAAAGATGCCGTTGCACAAATGAAGTCGAGTCGTGCGGTTAGCTTTGCGAGCGTACTTGCGCAGATTCTCATAATGGATATGGTATTTTCTATTGATTCTATCGTAACTGCCATTGGAATGGCGAAGGTAGTATGGGTTATGTTTGCAGCCGTAGTCATTTCAGTAGTAATAATGTTGTTTGCGGCAGAACCCATCAGCAAATTTGTAAATACGCATCCGGCCTTTAAAATGCTGGCATTGTCATTTCTTTTTCTCATTGGTTTTGCATTGCTTGGTGAAGGATTTGGACTCGAGATTCCGAAAGGCTACATTTATTTTTCAATGGCTTTTGCTTTGTTAGTAGACTTATTACAGATGCGGATGAATAAGAACCATCATCCGCAAATAAAACCGGATGGCAAAGAATCTGATTCAAAATCGTGA
- a CDS encoding sigma-70 family RNA polymerase sigma factor produces MNQLNEEKLIDDFRKHDIGSLKFLYQEYRKDFVKWASFKYTIGEEEAADVYSDAVIDVYHNIVNGRYQKSSNASLKSYLYEVGKNKILNILNKNRISETHLKIIYSRSDSSYNLETGKNAEMVEKVKELMNLIDQKCRKVLTLYYFHSLSMDMIAKEMDFKNDDVAKNKKLKCFKRLQALVFERFKRTDFFE; encoded by the coding sequence ATGAATCAACTGAATGAAGAAAAGTTAATTGATGATTTCAGAAAGCATGACATCGGGTCGCTTAAATTTCTTTACCAGGAGTACCGTAAAGATTTTGTCAAGTGGGCATCTTTCAAATACACTATTGGTGAGGAAGAAGCTGCAGATGTTTATTCGGATGCAGTTATCGATGTCTACCATAACATTGTAAACGGGAGATATCAGAAGTCAAGTAATGCATCCCTGAAGTCATATTTGTACGAGGTTGGTAAGAATAAAATATTGAATATTCTGAATAAAAACAGGATCTCTGAAACACACTTAAAAATAATATACAGCCGGTCCGACAGTTCTTATAATCTTGAAACAGGCAAAAATGCCGAAATGGTGGAGAAAGTTAAAGAGCTGATGAACTTGATAGATCAGAAATGCAGAAAGGTACTAACACTTTATTATTTTCACAGCCTTTCAATGGATATGATTGCGAAAGAAATGGATTTTAAAAATGATGATGTTGCAAAAAATAAAAAATTAAAATGTTTTAAACGACTGCAGGCATTAGTTTTTGAACGATTCAAAAGAACTGATTTTTTTGAATAA
- a CDS encoding tetratricopeptide repeat protein, which translates to MEMELHDIFDNFIGGKMDAAQHAEFEARLEGDEQFRKEYVRHICMVEGISQYERERLKLFLAGNKTDSNEKKGGPTRSLKILFAIAAVLFLLLIPSFVIYKNIRFPIRIYKQFYYDDPGLPVVMGTSKNHLLDEAMIEYKDKNYTVAQAKLENIASQTPATDTLNYYLGICYLQSNQSEKAISTFIQITNVASPYYYLSKYYTGLAYIKLRDYSQAQDALTEVLKCGDCFIASKAKALIKEL; encoded by the coding sequence ATGGAAATGGAACTACACGATATTTTTGATAATTTCATCGGCGGTAAAATGGACGCAGCCCAACATGCGGAATTTGAAGCACGACTGGAAGGTGACGAGCAGTTCAGGAAAGAGTATGTCCGTCATATCTGTATGGTCGAAGGAATAAGCCAGTATGAAAGAGAGCGCCTGAAACTATTTCTCGCCGGAAACAAGACGGACAGTAACGAAAAAAAAGGGGGACCAACACGTTCATTAAAAATTCTTTTTGCAATTGCAGCCGTGCTGTTCCTGTTGCTCATCCCCAGTTTTGTCATTTACAAAAATATTCGATTCCCGATAAGAATTTACAAACAGTTTTATTATGATGACCCCGGATTGCCAGTAGTAATGGGCACTTCAAAAAATCACCTGCTTGACGAAGCCATGATTGAGTATAAGGATAAAAATTATACCGTTGCTCAGGCTAAACTTGAAAACATCGCTTCGCAAACACCGGCTACCGATACGCTCAATTATTATCTTGGCATATGTTACCTGCAGTCTAATCAATCAGAAAAAGCTATCAGCACGTTTATACAGATAACGAATGTGGCATCGCCTTACTATTACTTATCAAAGTATTATACAGGTCTTGCATACATTAAATTGCGTGATTATTCTCAGGCTCAGGACGCTCTGACCGAAGTATTGAAATGTGGTGATTGCTTTATTGCTTCGAAAGCCAAAGCACTGATAAAAGAATTATAG
- a CDS encoding CHAT domain-containing protein, whose translation MGRFAKIILFIAIFVFPCVAFPQSKAVAWRSSELDVQQKVLHLQELASSEKSAGRNLNAFNYYLSAMKLLPSASLCSPGFLEFSFAAEMNVIGFVDTLLMEFRNSGSRITLSRFVFPVYEHAISIAYRMYAVNGKKDYFDQAFILAEKSKNLRVVEALRNSGATAMAGVPKWLSDKFNGLSADLEKCQLRYAHMKSSASDAACLKKINDTLASLQQRNDSLSCYIYNKYPAYLGMMNRRDFTAADNVRKQLIGDSSALMEYFCGDSTIYLFIITGKQEAIIRTSRKDCPDSLILSFQQAIIGHDFMRFRKYSSRLYDLLFKPAELILSGLSRVIVVPDGLLSYLPFGCLTRAKEEKKSDYKSLDYLVRYFSFSYSPSATALILNMYRSESRTKPSFHFLAPLYNESLKAKSNRIRTTQPDSVYSQLSEQRWSGELAGELKKMFRGNFYLGESANISAFRKSFSEQGIIHIAAHTLFNDDDAMNSRIVFAKEIVGDTLKRDAYLYAYDLVGTNAKASLVVLASCRTGFGTFRRCDGISGISMGFSYAGCPSLIFTLWEVDEKATNQLMLNFYTALQKGISIDRALQHAQLTYLEAANEIGADPYYWAGLLASGDCRPFTFESERRALPKTLVLGSAVLFIAISFSIFVIFRRRQGTKSKRFV comes from the coding sequence ATGGGCAGGTTTGCAAAAATAATATTATTCATTGCGATTTTTGTTTTTCCTTGCGTGGCATTTCCGCAGAGTAAGGCTGTAGCATGGCGCTCATCTGAACTTGATGTGCAGCAGAAGGTATTGCATCTGCAGGAGCTTGCTTCCAGTGAAAAATCGGCCGGCCGAAATCTGAATGCATTCAACTATTACCTTTCGGCAATGAAGCTGTTACCTTCTGCATCTCTTTGTTCACCCGGATTTCTGGAATTTTCGTTTGCTGCAGAAATGAATGTGATTGGATTTGTTGATACACTCTTAATGGAATTCAGGAACAGCGGGTCACGGATTACACTATCACGTTTTGTTTTTCCGGTGTATGAACATGCAATTTCAATTGCATATAGAATGTACGCTGTTAATGGCAAGAAGGATTACTTTGACCAGGCCTTCATACTTGCCGAGAAAAGTAAGAATTTGCGTGTGGTTGAAGCCTTGCGGAATTCCGGTGCGACCGCTATGGCTGGAGTTCCGAAGTGGTTATCTGATAAGTTTAACGGGCTTTCAGCCGACCTTGAAAAGTGTCAGCTGCGCTATGCGCATATGAAATCATCGGCATCGGATGCGGCCTGCCTGAAAAAAATTAACGATACTCTGGCATCTCTTCAGCAGCGCAACGACTCGCTTTCGTGTTACATTTACAATAAGTATCCTGCCTATCTTGGGATGATGAACCGCCGTGATTTTACGGCTGCCGATAATGTCCGAAAACAACTTATCGGCGATTCTTCTGCACTTATGGAATATTTTTGTGGTGACTCTACAATCTATCTATTTATAATTACAGGCAAGCAGGAAGCTATCATCAGAACTTCGCGGAAAGACTGCCCTGACAGCTTGATATTATCCTTCCAGCAGGCAATTATCGGGCATGATTTTATGAGATTCAGGAAATATTCCTCACGTTTATATGACCTTTTGTTCAAACCCGCTGAACTTATTCTCAGTGGCCTCAGCCGCGTTATTGTTGTCCCCGACGGCTTGCTGAGCTACCTTCCTTTCGGATGCCTGACGCGTGCTAAAGAAGAGAAAAAATCCGACTATAAAAGTCTCGATTATCTTGTACGGTATTTCTCATTTTCGTATTCTCCTTCTGCTACGGCTTTAATTTTGAATATGTACCGTTCCGAAAGCCGCACAAAGCCTTCCTTTCACTTTTTGGCGCCTTTGTATAATGAAAGTCTGAAAGCAAAATCAAATAGAATTAGAACAACACAACCTGATTCTGTGTATTCACAATTGTCTGAGCAACGCTGGTCAGGCGAGTTGGCAGGTGAACTTAAGAAAATGTTCAGAGGTAATTTTTATCTCGGCGAAAGCGCCAATATTAGCGCTTTTCGAAAAAGTTTTTCTGAACAGGGCATTATTCATATTGCAGCACATACGCTGTTTAATGATGATGATGCAATGAATTCAAGAATTGTTTTTGCCAAAGAAATTGTCGGAGATACGCTCAAGCGTGATGCCTATCTTTATGCGTATGATTTGGTGGGGACGAATGCAAAAGCATCGTTGGTGGTGCTTGCCAGTTGCCGGACAGGTTTTGGAACCTTTCGCCGATGCGATGGCATTTCAGGTATTTCTATGGGATTTAGCTATGCCGGTTGTCCTTCGCTTATTTTTACGTTGTGGGAAGTAGATGAAAAGGCAACGAACCAACTGATGCTGAATTTTTATACAGCATTACAGAAAGGCATTTCCATTGACAGGGCTCTGCAGCATGCACAATTGACCTACCTTGAAGCTGCCAACGAAATCGGCGCCGATCCTTATTATTGGGCAGGGCTGCTTGCTAGTGGCGATTGTCGCCCATTTACTTTTGAAAGTGAACGACGGGCCCTGCCCAAAACGCTGGTTTTAGGTTCAGCTGTTTTGTTTATCGCAATCTCTTTTTCGATATTTGTTATTTTTAGAAGGCGACAGGGTACGAAATCAAAAAGGTTTGTGTAA
- a CDS encoding tetratricopeptide repeat protein, with translation MRTLLLIVVSIFLVIPVKAQDADFRIFYFKGTSEIYTAARPKTPVVISAVGGALNKGDRVKLSAGAELVLIHKSGASVKLNVAKTYLVSELLSSVNSNPDKSVVSAYLSYVWEELNSEHSDLDEYSRSHMRDKGVVNRGCRQPIMVNPPFGSAIDSGEIRFDWEPASSGRYEFVLYNTDDGGPELLKIYSEKVDLTISASSFFLKPGSTYYWTVYPEGDPNCARFSFRVMPSDEQSQMEQQLTELKAGLNLPEDMNQIVLASFYEKYNLYDEAGACYLRAIALAPDNAGYSNMYALFLARTGKTTEAKKYLK, from the coding sequence ATGAGAACTCTATTGTTAATTGTCGTATCCATTTTTCTGGTCATTCCTGTGAAGGCGCAGGATGCTGATTTCAGGATTTTCTATTTTAAAGGAACCTCAGAAATATATACTGCTGCCAGACCAAAAACACCAGTTGTTATTTCTGCCGTTGGTGGTGCACTGAACAAAGGCGACAGGGTCAAATTGTCTGCAGGAGCAGAACTGGTTCTGATTCACAAAAGCGGAGCTTCGGTGAAGTTAAATGTTGCAAAAACGTATCTGGTTAGTGAATTGCTATCTTCAGTCAATTCCAATCCCGACAAAAGTGTTGTTTCGGCTTACCTTTCATATGTTTGGGAAGAACTCAATTCCGAACATTCCGACCTTGATGAGTACAGCCGTTCGCATATGCGCGATAAAGGTGTCGTGAACAGAGGCTGCCGTCAGCCCATTATGGTAAATCCGCCTTTTGGCTCTGCTATTGACTCGGGCGAAATACGGTTCGACTGGGAGCCGGCTTCTTCCGGACGATACGAATTCGTTCTGTACAATACCGATGACGGTGGTCCCGAATTGTTGAAAATTTATTCCGAAAAGGTTGACCTGACTATTTCCGCATCTTCATTTTTCCTGAAGCCGGGCAGTACCTATTATTGGACGGTTTATCCTGAAGGAGATCCTAACTGTGCACGGTTTTCCTTCAGAGTGATGCCTTCCGACGAACAATCCCAGATGGAACAGCAACTTACGGAACTCAAGGCAGGACTTAATTTACCGGAAGATATGAATCAGATTGTTTTGGCTTCTTTTTATGAAAAATATAATTTATATGATGAAGCCGGAGCCTGTTATCTTCGTGCAATAGCGCTTGCTCCGGATAATGCGGGATACAGTAATATGTATGCGCTTTTTCTTGCACGCACCGGCAAAACAACGGAAGCGAAAAAATATTTGAAATAG
- a CDS encoding CHASE2 domain-containing protein → MTDLIYSQLRKSEHNGSVQLSDTNIVLVNVGNLGRAGIAKQLNIINRYKPAVVAVDITFEKLKGNAGDTLLANAFAKTKNLVLASYFDYSKLELNAAFDLMRTSHPYFSAGKQNAFVNFVSADPESTVRYVRPSEEFEGKKYNCFAAEIVKKFSADASEKFEKRDNEVEVINYTGRRDNFIVFDAGEINDTNGNLAVIRGKIVILGFLGPDTRTQVLEDSHFTPMNAKYSGRSFPDMYGQLIHANIVSMMLAGSYINEMPFWLLIIVAFVICYIHMFFFIHYYVHRHIWFHIFFKVVQLITSFIIVGISLWLYADFNYKVETGLILIPVILSVDLLYFYDALVKWLHKKYGYKTYYVSAQH, encoded by the coding sequence ATGACAGATCTTATTTATTCTCAGCTTCGAAAAAGCGAACATAACGGCAGTGTGCAACTTTCGGATACGAATATTGTGCTTGTAAATGTTGGAAATTTAGGACGGGCTGGTATTGCAAAACAATTGAATATTATCAATCGGTACAAACCGGCGGTTGTGGCCGTTGATATTACTTTTGAAAAACTCAAAGGAAATGCCGGTGATACACTGCTTGCCAATGCCTTTGCAAAAACAAAAAATCTTGTACTGGCAAGCTATTTTGATTATTCCAAGCTTGAATTGAACGCTGCGTTCGATTTGATGCGTACTTCGCACCCTTATTTTAGTGCGGGAAAGCAAAACGCATTTGTAAATTTTGTTTCGGCAGATCCCGAAAGCACGGTGCGCTATGTTCGCCCATCTGAAGAATTTGAAGGGAAAAAATATAATTGCTTCGCTGCAGAAATTGTTAAAAAATTCAGTGCTGACGCTTCTGAGAAGTTTGAAAAACGGGATAACGAAGTTGAAGTCATTAACTACACCGGCCGGCGCGATAACTTCATCGTTTTTGATGCCGGTGAGATAAATGATACAAACGGTAACCTCGCTGTGATACGTGGAAAGATTGTCATTTTAGGCTTTTTAGGTCCCGATACACGCACCCAGGTACTGGAAGATTCTCACTTTACTCCGATGAATGCAAAGTACAGCGGACGCTCATTTCCCGATATGTATGGACAGCTTATTCACGCCAATATTGTTTCAATGATGCTTGCCGGAAGCTACATAAACGAAATGCCATTCTGGCTATTGATAATTGTCGCCTTTGTAATCTGTTACATCCACATGTTTTTCTTCATTCATTATTATGTTCACCGCCACATTTGGTTTCATATATTTTTTAAAGTGGTTCAGTTAATCACTTCATTTATCATTGTTGGAATTTCGCTGTGGCTGTACGCTGATTTTAATTACAAAGTAGAGACCGGATTGATTCTTATTCCGGTCATACTGTCTGTTGATTTGCTTTATTTTTATGATGCTTTGGTGAAATGGCTTCATAAAAAATATGGATATAAAACCTATTATGTTTCGGCACAACATTAA
- a CDS encoding ElyC/SanA/YdcF family protein — protein sequence MSFWDTLKLRIPKKYLVFVAALVWTFAGGMLLWKGLGWQSDDVQYLIILHIFTGITGGILFYIILFSRVSHKHLKRIFLLNQEKPSAFSFFDLRSYLLMALMISCGIVLRTAHFFNMDNLGTFYIAMGIPLLFSAFRFWNAGLYYRKTYKCFSGTDGFKVGKNGKLRRWLTILLRLTLLCYFLIAGIVLYCNFRILFYSAPFLYDDTAVIPENSVGIVLGTSKNTAHGFENLFFKFRIEAAAELYKSGKIKYIILSGDNGSDYYNEPRAMKIQLMALGVPSDAIYLDYAGFRTLDSMLRCKEIFGQQQFTVISQEFQNERAVFIARHYGIDAIALNARDVKTYSGFKTNVRELFARVKVFIDLYVTNAQPKYLGEKIHIGK from the coding sequence ATGAGTTTTTGGGACACATTGAAACTTAGAATACCGAAGAAATATCTTGTCTTTGTTGCTGCGTTGGTATGGACATTTGCCGGAGGAATGCTACTTTGGAAAGGTCTTGGATGGCAATCTGACGATGTGCAATACCTTATTATCCTTCATATTTTTACCGGGATTACTGGCGGAATATTGTTTTACATTATTTTATTTTCAAGGGTTTCTCATAAACACCTTAAACGAATTTTTCTTCTTAATCAGGAAAAACCCTCTGCCTTTTCTTTTTTCGACCTGCGCAGTTATTTGTTAATGGCATTGATGATTTCATGCGGAATAGTGCTGAGAACAGCGCATTTTTTCAACATGGATAATCTTGGTACTTTTTATATTGCCATGGGAATTCCTCTTCTTTTCTCGGCTTTCCGCTTTTGGAATGCTGGTCTTTATTATCGAAAAACGTATAAATGCTTTTCAGGAACAGACGGCTTCAAGGTTGGGAAGAATGGTAAACTCCGCAGGTGGCTCACGATTTTGTTGCGGCTTACATTGTTATGCTATTTTTTAATTGCAGGAATTGTCTTATACTGTAATTTTAGAATTCTGTTTTATTCAGCACCTTTTCTATATGACGACACAGCCGTAATTCCTGAAAATTCCGTGGGCATTGTGCTTGGTACCAGTAAAAATACAGCCCACGGCTTCGAAAATCTGTTTTTTAAATTCAGAATTGAGGCGGCGGCAGAGTTGTATAAATCAGGTAAAATAAAGTACATTATTTTGAGTGGCGACAACGGTTCTGATTATTACAATGAACCACGCGCCATGAAAATTCAACTGATGGCGCTGGGCGTTCCTTCAGATGCTATTTATCTGGATTATGCCGGATTTCGGACGTTGGATTCAATGTTGCGATGCAAAGAAATTTTTGGGCAGCAGCAATTCACCGTTATCAGTCAGGAATTTCAGAATGAACGCGCTGTTTTTATTGCAAGGCATTATGGCATTGACGCAATAGCGCTCAATGCGCGGGATGTTAAAACTTATTCGGGATTCAAAACAAATGTACGTGAATTGTTCGCCCGTGTCAAAGTTTTCATCGATTTATATGTAACCAATGCACAGCCAAAATATCTTGGAGAAAAAATTCATATTGGCAAATAA
- a CDS encoding energy transducer TonB, which yields MEKLILFMVFVIGLVFAGSAQNNGNKNPYNKNFSVNVTQQAHFPKGDTALYSFMAHNIKYSETAYQNRAYGNVMVSFDVMADSTLTGFLVLSGVGFGVDEEVVRVLSTIKFAPAMANGTAYKSNVIATFPVKAVKQ from the coding sequence ATGGAGAAACTTATACTTTTTATGGTCTTTGTTATTGGCCTGGTATTCGCAGGTAGTGCGCAGAATAATGGGAATAAAAATCCGTATAATAAAAATTTTAGTGTGAATGTTACGCAGCAAGCGCACTTTCCAAAAGGTGATACTGCCTTGTACTCGTTCATGGCGCATAATATTAAATATTCTGAGACGGCATACCAGAACCGGGCTTACGGCAATGTAATGGTGAGTTTTGATGTGATGGCCGATAGCACACTCACCGGATTTTTAGTATTAAGTGGTGTCGGCTTTGGTGTCGATGAAGAAGTGGTTCGTGTGCTGTCAACCATTAAATTTGCGCCGGCAATGGCAAATGGAACAGCCTACAAATCGAATGTAATTGCCACATTTCCTGTTAAAGCTGTTAAACAATAA